The SAR324 cluster bacterium genome window below encodes:
- a CDS encoding type II toxin-antitoxin system prevent-host-death family antitoxin: MRVVNFSEARNNLKSILDQVVADADYTVITRRDSENAVVMSLDTFNSYMETVHLLRSPANAAHLAKSIEQYKNGIIQERELIHE; encoded by the coding sequence ATGAGAGTTGTCAATTTTAGTGAGGCAAGAAACAATTTAAAATCGATTCTGGATCAGGTAGTAGCTGATGCGGATTATACGGTAATTACTCGTCGAGATTCTGAAAACGCTGTAGTGATGTCCCTGGACACATTCAATAGTTATATGGAGACGGTACATCTTCTTCGCTCACCAGCCAATGCGGCCCATTTAGCCAAATCAATTGAACAATATAAAAATGGAATCATTCAAGAAAGAGAATTGATCCATGAGTAG
- a CDS encoding Txe/YoeB family addiction module toxin, whose protein sequence is MSRKLAWTDEAWEGYLYWQSQDKKTLKRINKLVEDIKRQPFDGIGKPEALRENLSGFWSRRIDDTNRLVYAVDEIYITVISCRYHY, encoded by the coding sequence ATGAGTAGAAAATTAGCCTGGACTGATGAAGCATGGGAAGGATATCTCTATTGGCAATCTCAGGATAAGAAAACATTAAAACGGATCAATAAATTGGTTGAAGATATTAAAAGACAACCGTTTGATGGGATTGGAAAGCCTGAAGCATTGAGGGAAAATTTATCGGGATTTTGGTCTCGTCGAATTGATGATACCAACCGATTAGTATATGCAGTGGATGAAATTTATATTACTGTGATTTCATGCAGATATCACTATTAA
- a CDS encoding class I SAM-dependent methyltransferase, which translates to MDDYTLLIDLHKQGHRQGPGGDAETEQALNLSMINRDAPLKIADIGCGTGASTLLLAKFLKKSHITAVDFLQDFLDVLNKKAEIAGVADRISTLTRAMDDLPFADEELDVIWSEGAIYNIGFEKGVQDWRRYLKTDGLLVVSEITWISDSRPAEIQTHWDNEYSEINLASAKIRVLEKHGYSPIGYFVLQEHCWLEEYYRPMQARFDDFLSQNGNSKEACEIVAAERHEIDLYERNKAHVSYGCYIARKLR; encoded by the coding sequence ATGGATGACTACACGCTTCTGATCGACCTACATAAACAAGGTCATCGGCAAGGTCCAGGCGGTGATGCAGAAACAGAACAGGCTCTCAACCTCTCAATGATCAACCGTGATGCTCCGCTGAAGATTGCGGATATTGGTTGTGGTACAGGTGCGTCCACTCTTCTGCTTGCAAAATTTTTGAAAAAGTCTCATATCACCGCGGTGGATTTTCTTCAGGACTTTCTGGATGTTCTAAACAAAAAAGCCGAAATCGCAGGAGTTGCAGACCGGATATCCACACTTACACGCGCCATGGATGACTTGCCATTCGCCGATGAAGAATTGGACGTCATTTGGTCGGAGGGCGCCATTTATAATATTGGCTTTGAGAAGGGCGTACAGGACTGGCGGCGTTACCTGAAGACAGACGGTCTCCTCGTTGTTTCAGAGATTACATGGATTTCGGATTCCCGGCCTGCGGAAATTCAGACTCATTGGGACAACGAATATTCCGAGATCAATTTGGCCTCCGCCAAAATCAGGGTTCTGGAGAAGCACGGTTACTCACCCATCGGATACTTTGTTTTGCAGGAACACTGCTGGCTGGAAGAGTACTATCGCCCAATGCAAGCCAGATTCGATGATTTCCTGAGTCAAAATGGCAACAGTAAAGAAGCATGTGAGATTGTGGCCGCCGAACGACACGAAATTGATCTTTACGAAAGAAACAAAGCTCACGTTAGTTACGGGTGCTATATTGCAAGAAAACTGAGATAG
- a CDS encoding FliM/FliN family flagellar motor switch protein, whose protein sequence is MPENKDDSPFHTLKFVEDLPQRIQVEVARTQLKLRDILAWKTDSVVAFPKIIGEPMEVLIGERLIARGEVVVVNNRYGLRISEITRLDEKPGSRK, encoded by the coding sequence ATGCCTGAAAACAAAGATGATTCACCGTTCCATACCTTGAAATTTGTGGAAGATCTTCCTCAGCGAATTCAGGTGGAAGTGGCTAGAACCCAACTAAAACTCAGAGACATCCTTGCATGGAAAACAGATTCTGTGGTAGCGTTTCCCAAAATTATTGGTGAACCGATGGAAGTCCTGATTGGTGAGCGCTTGATCGCAAGGGGGGAGGTGGTGGTGGTCAATAACCGTTACGGCCTGCGTATCAGTGAAATCACTCGACTGGATGAAAAACCGGGATCCCGCAAATAA
- a CDS encoding YbaB/EbfC family nucleoid-associated protein, with product MFDMGELLKKAQELSQTMQSQQEELAHKTVNVSVGGDMVRMTFNGKQEVKAITIDPEVVDPNDITTLQDLIMSAINEGVRQSQKLAQDSLGQQLGNLAGIKIPGINS from the coding sequence ATGTTTGACATGGGCGAACTGTTAAAAAAAGCACAGGAATTGTCACAAACCATGCAATCCCAACAGGAAGAGCTGGCACATAAAACCGTCAATGTTTCTGTTGGTGGCGACATGGTCCGCATGACTTTCAATGGGAAACAGGAAGTCAAAGCCATCACCATTGATCCTGAGGTGGTAGATCCTAATGATATCACAACCCTGCAGGATCTGATCATGTCCGCAATCAATGAAGGCGTCCGCCAAAGTCAAAAACTGGCACAGGATTCATTGGGACAACAATTGGGAAATCTTGCCGGAATCAAAATTCCAGGCATTAACAGTTAA
- a CDS encoding 4a-hydroxytetrahydrobiopterin dehydratase: MGGLSQKQCVPCQGGVLPLQGTELQQLLGQLDSQWQLVEEHHLEKEYRFPDFKSALDFTNKIGALAESEGHHPDIHLAWGRVKLVYWTHKIEGLTESDFIMAAKSDMCFT; encoded by the coding sequence ATGGGTGGATTGAGCCAGAAACAATGTGTTCCCTGTCAGGGAGGAGTCCTTCCACTGCAAGGAACAGAACTACAGCAACTCCTGGGCCAACTCGATAGCCAATGGCAACTGGTCGAAGAACACCACCTGGAAAAAGAATACCGTTTTCCAGATTTCAAATCCGCTCTTGATTTTACCAACAAGATTGGTGCGCTTGCAGAGTCAGAAGGGCATCATCCCGACATTCATCTGGCATGGGGACGTGTCAAACTGGTCTATTGGACTCATAAAATTGAGGGCTTGACAGAAAGTGATTTCATCATGGCCGCCAAATCAGATATGTGTTTCACCTGA